GCGGATTGTTGCCGTGGATCACTTCCCATTCGACCTTGGTGCCGGTCCCCATCGCCGCGCCGCGCGCCGCATTCTCGAGTCGCGCCCAGATTTCCTCGACACCGTCGGGATCGGGGTGACGGACGTAATAGAAATTCTCGGCGAAATCGGGGACGACGTTGGGTGCATTGCCGCCGCTGGTTATGACATAATGCATGCGCGCATCCTGCGGCATGTGCTCGTGGAGCATGTTCGCCATCATGTTCATCGCCTCGGCCCCGTCGAGAGCACTGCGACCTCGCTCGGGAGCACCAGCCGCGTGTGCCGAAATGCCGGTAAAACGGAACTTGGCCGAGCGATTGGCAAGGCTGGTGCGCGCTGCTGCGCTGTTTTCATCGTCGGCATGCCAGTGGATCGCGATATCGACATCGTCGAAAAGCCCTGCGCGCGTCATATAGACCTTGCCCGAGCCACCCTCTTCGGCAGGCGTACCGTAGAGCCGAATGCGTCCGGGAGTGCCGGTTTCCTCGAGCCACTTTTTGACCGCGATGGCCGCGGTCAATGAGCCCGCGCCGAACAGGTTGTGGCCGCAGGCGTGCCCTGCATGCTTGCCTTGAACCGGGTCGCGACTGGCCGATGCCGACTGGTTGATGCCGGGAAGCGCGTCCATTTCGGCGAGGATCGCGATCACCGGACCGCCTTCGCCCCATTCGGCGACGAATGCTGTCGGAATGTCGGCGATGCCTTTCTCGATCCGGAATCCCTCGGAAGCGAGCTCCCCTTGCAACAGATCGGTCGAGCGCGTTTCGAGATAGCCAAGCTCGGCATAGTCCCAAAGCTGCTGCGCAACACGCGCCGTGCGGTCGGCATCGGCAGTGACGAATGCAACGGGATCGACGCCTGCAATCGAATGGTTGTCTGCGGTGAGCGGCGCGGAACCAAATGCCAGCGCGGCAAGAGCCACTGCGGCGATTGGGGGCTTGGGCAATTTCATCGTGATCTCCTTGGCGCACATGCTTGCCGCAAAGTGCGCCCCGTGCCAATCCCCACTTCACGATGGATGTCGACCCACAAATCCTGATTTTCGCCGGTTCGCTCGTAGCAATTTTCGTGCTCGCCGGAATGGCGCGGTGGATGAAGCTGGGCGGGTCGCCCACGCTTGCCAGCGAAGCGGATGCCGCGCGCGCAGCTGGCGAGGTGTGGGACGGCTACGAGCCGGTCGAGATTGCGCTCGGCAAGGACGGTGCAGCTGCCTTGCTGCGCGACGCGAGCGGGCGGATCATGGTGATCAAGCGCCACGGCAACCGGTTCGCAGGCCGCATTTTGGCACATGCTGCGAGCGCCACCGTCAACGGCGAGAAAATCGAAGTCGCGACCGGAGAAGCGCGCTTCGGTTCGGTTTCGCTCAATGCGCGAGATGCTGCATCTTGGGCAGACGCGATCAATGCACTAGATAAGAACCGCGATGCCTGACTTTTCGCCGACAGAGATTGCCGTACCTTTCTTCGTCCTCGCCGTGCTGGCGGAGATGGTCTGGGCAAGGTTCAAGCGGCCAGAGGCATATGAACCGAAAGACACCCTCGTGAGCCTTGCCTTTGGCCTCGGTTCGACAGTCGCAGGTGCGCTGTTCGGCGGGTTCGCGCTCTATCTCTTCATCGAAGCATACGAATACCGGATTTTCGATTTCGGTCCTGAGTGGTGGAAGGTCTGGTGGGCGTGGCCGCTGTGCTTCGTGCTGGACGACCTCAAATATTACTGGGTCCACCGCGCAGGCCATCGCATTCGCTGGATGTGGGCAGCGCATGTGAACCACCATTCCAGCCAGCACTACAATCTTTCGACCGCACTCCGCCAGACCTGGACCGGGGCGTTCACCTTCGGCTTCCTGTTTGCGCTGCCGCTGGTGCTCCTTGGCTTCCACCCGGCCATGATCGCGATCTGCGGCGGCATTAATCTCGTCTACCAGTTCTGGATCCACACCGAGGCGATAGGCAAGATGCCGCGCTGGTTCGAGGCGGTGATGAACACGCCCAGCCACCACCGCGTGCACCACGCAACCAATCCGCGCTATCTCGATCGCAATTATGCCGGCGTCTTCATCGTCTGGGACAAGATGTTCGGCACGTTCGAGCCCGAGACCGACGAGGAGCAGATCCGCTACGGGATCATCAAGCAGTTGGGCAGCTTCAGTCTTCTGTGGGCGGTGTTCCACGAATGGATAGGGATGATATCCGACATCTGGCGCGCTCCTTGGAAGCACAAGCTTTCCTACCTGCTGCGCGAACCCGGCTGGAGCCATGACGGCTCGCGCGACACCTCCGATACGATCCGCGAACGTTGGCGCGAACGCACCGGACAGGTATCGCAAGCGAATTCGGTTGCGAGCCGAAACCCGATTGCGGGAACCGAAGAAGCTGCCTAATCCTTTCTCCCCAGAGGAGAGAGCATGGAAAGTTTCGATTATGTGGTCATCGGTGGCGGCAGTGGCGGAAGTGCCGTTGCAGGGCGGCTCGCAGTGGATGGCACGCGCCGGGTCTGCCTGATCGAGGC
The Erythrobacter sp. THAF29 DNA segment above includes these coding regions:
- a CDS encoding amidohydrolase, with the protein product MKLPKPPIAAVALAALAFGSAPLTADNHSIAGVDPVAFVTADADRTARVAQQLWDYAELGYLETRSTDLLQGELASEGFRIEKGIADIPTAFVAEWGEGGPVIAILAEMDALPGINQSASASRDPVQGKHAGHACGHNLFGAGSLTAAIAVKKWLEETGTPGRIRLYGTPAEEGGSGKVYMTRAGLFDDVDIAIHWHADDENSAAARTSLANRSAKFRFTGISAHAAGAPERGRSALDGAEAMNMMANMLHEHMPQDARMHYVITSGGNAPNVVPDFAENFYYVRHPDPDGVEEIWARLENAARGAAMGTGTKVEWEVIHGNNPLLVNETLAKVMDAKLRSLGGITYSDEERDWAEQLQASLGDAAKPLEGAGEIQPYEKNLGYGSTDVGDVSWATPTVGVRTATWVPGTSAHSWQAVAASGHSIGYKGTQLAAKAMSLMAVELFTNPELRAQARAEFDEARGEDYEYRSLLGDRAPPLDYRK
- a CDS encoding sterol desaturase family protein, translating into MPDFSPTEIAVPFFVLAVLAEMVWARFKRPEAYEPKDTLVSLAFGLGSTVAGALFGGFALYLFIEAYEYRIFDFGPEWWKVWWAWPLCFVLDDLKYYWVHRAGHRIRWMWAAHVNHHSSQHYNLSTALRQTWTGAFTFGFLFALPLVLLGFHPAMIAICGGINLVYQFWIHTEAIGKMPRWFEAVMNTPSHHRVHHATNPRYLDRNYAGVFIVWDKMFGTFEPETDEEQIRYGIIKQLGSFSLLWAVFHEWIGMISDIWRAPWKHKLSYLLREPGWSHDGSRDTSDTIRERWRERTGQVSQANSVASRNPIAGTEEAA